The genomic segment GCAAACAAATGCAATAATGTTGGATTACACTCAATcttatattagaatccattagAAAGTCCAAGATTTCTGCTGTAATTTTCTTGCTATCAGGTGAAGGTTGGCACTTCCATCGCCATTCCAGTTTTGTCCCATTCTTTTCAAACGTCCATGATAGctacaaaaagaaaaagaaaaggaaagtgAGGATATCGTATCTTCTTTTTTCCATGAAATACACATTCTTCCTTCCAAATTTAAATACGTTTCTACAAAAATTTGTCGTTCATGTGGATCCTGAGAACATGTATCATCTTTAGCAAATCATTTGTTTCTTAATGTTGGTGCTGGTCAGCTAGATGTTAAAAGATTAAAATGTCCAGTAGCACCCAGATTAAACTCTAACCTAAGAAAGATTTTGGAGCTACATACCTTGTTTAAACCCACAAACTGATACATAGTTATTATATAGTTACAACCAGAATCTGAATTGCCTTTGTACTTCGTTCAATCACATGTAAATTACTTACTAACAAAAATGTTATTCTCGcctattatataataataacattTCTACAACTACTCAAAAGGTAATATTTCTTCAAATCCCAAAAGGCGCACTGCTACTTTTACAGCCATGTATATCTATCATCAAGTTTCATGCCAACACAACACGAGACTTGCACAAATGGTTAGCTGCACTCAATGAGAGTCCTCGCTAATTGAGCCACAATTGTTACAATTTCAATTATGTGCAGCAATAGTAAACATCAACCAATTTGATTGAAACTATTCAGGAAAATTAACTGATTGTGCCAATCTCTAGCTTGGCCGACTTGGGACAAAGTAAACAAATCAAGAAAGTATAGTTTGATGGAATTTGAAACAACAGCAAAGCCTCAATCTGACAAAAAAGAAATATCCATTTAACTCAATTATATGCTCTACATGAGAGCAAGAGTCGGACATTCAAATGTTCAGCCATCTGATAGTCAGTAGCATAATTGAATAAAATCAGCCATTGACAACTAACCACGAACAAAAGAAATATCACCTAGTTGATCTTTTGTAAAATAGTGTTATGTGTTCATATGGAGATCATGGCACTAGGGGCTGGCTCCAACTCACCGATGATCATAAAACAGTAAAGACTAGTGAAAAATCACCCTTGAGGAGGTCATTTACTTACAAATTTTCTCGTGAGAAATGAAAATGAAGTAATACACACATTTTTCTTCATATTTATCCCATTCTTCTTCGTCACGATAAGCAAACAAATGAtcttatatgtatgtatatttgCAATTTCCCCTTAGTTTTGCAAAAAGATTCCATTTTTTCTTGTGAAAAAagccaaaaatttaaaaaccaGGGCTTTCTAATCCTAATGCTCGCAGAACAAACAATTCCCAAATTCAAAAAAAGCAATAACAAACCCTTCTGCATCCATTTCCAGCATCTGAGAACCCGTAAACCGACCCGGGTTGCTGAAACCCCAGATACCTCTCCGCCAAGTCCACGTAATCCGACACTGTTTGATCCCATTGTGATGCTCTCTCTTGCACTTCTTCCTCCGCAGCTTAAAAcccaaaaaaaacacaaaaattgtaaaacaaatcaaatcagatattaCGGTAATTTTACTGGTAATCAATTGATTCCTAATATTACTGAATGTGTTCCATAAATCTAAGTACCGCGGCATGTCCAAGCTTCGAGTCCATTGGTAATGGAAAGGTCAAAGTGGGTCGAGCTCCATGTACCCTTTACGAATACGGGTTCGGGTTTGCTTCCATCAATTGGTATTTCCAATTTCAAGCATGTATGCTTCTGTAATTCCATTTGTTCTTCCGGGGCGAGAGAGCATATGATTCCTGCGTGAAAAGGAAGCTGAGATGCATAGAAAGATTTCCCGCGTTGTTTttattattacttttttttcctaatggagttgaaatttatattcattcttttctttttggtaatttaaatttttaaaaggaTTATTCAACGACTGAAATTTTCAGATTGTCCACTGGAAGAAACCCGCAAGTTTTAGGCAATGCAATTTCGTCGTCGTCCGTAAGGATAaataaaaacataattaaaatcattaatttaatgaaaattcaATCGAttcgaaaaacaaaataatataaattttagtCTTAACATTTATATCCAAATTTAATAATTCAATTTTCGATTTAGTGTTTGATGTTTTCGATTTTTCAGATTTCATACACCCCTGGTAGGAAGAAACATAGGTAAATatgtttaaagaaataaaaatacgaCTTTTTATCACAATCAGTTTTCACGaacaattaatttttattatcctTTAAAATGGATTCTTTAAAGTAAATTTTCACATGGAGCACATAAAAATAGCCTCAAGAAACCGTATGTATGATTGAATATCAAAAATGACTGTCCAATAGTAGTCGCCCTAATTCTCAAGTTGATTGAAATTGAGTTCTTTTGGGGCAATCGTCACCCGGTCCGAGTAATCGTCACTCGGTGGTGTTATAAATGAATTGGTGTAAGATCCTAACAAAACACGGGGACTCCATAACTTGTTTTGGTCAAGACTTAACCGAGGGTGAATTGCTCGGCGAATATTCTGCAACCGATGAGCATCTCCGTCACCGGCTGGCGTGAGTAGGAGGGGAAATAGAGCTGGAATAAATGGTAGGAGGAAGAGAACTGAACTCTGTATCTTCATAAAATTTAGGTGCCATATAAGCCCACGTCACCCTTTTTTGCCCGATTTCCTCTTATGTGTAGCCGTGTAGCCCTGTTTCTTGGCCTTTCCATTTGCGGTCTCAGTGAACAGATCCTTGTACTTCTCTAGTATCCGTTCCTTCTCTTCAGGTTTACCCAGAATTTCATAGGCATCAGCAACTTTCCGGACAATTGATTTCTCAGGGGGTTTACGGTCAAAATCTTCCAAACCATTGAACAGCTTCACAAGATCCTCAAGCCTGTTGTTTCTATAATAAATTGATATCATGAGTTTGCAGAGCTTCCATGGAACAGAATGTAAATCAAATGCAAGTTTTTTCTTCCAAATCTCATACGCTTCTTCTGCTCTAGCATCCATGTCTAAAGCTTGAATAAGCTGCCCGTATGTCCCTCTAGTGTTACCCTGTCCCTTGCTCAGCATCCACTTAATAACTTGAACCATCCTGTGCCATTGCTGATCTTTCTCAAGAATCAGCAACACGTTCTTCAGAGACCCAATTGGGAAATTCCTCTCCCATGCAACCCAAGCATCTAGGGTGCTGTACACTTCTTCTTTACTATCTTTGATATCCATCAGCGTTTTCACAAGAAAGGTGATCTTATCTTTTCTTGGAACGTTTTCTCCTATTTGATGTGGGGTTAAAGTTGCAGAATCATTGGGATGAAAGTGAGTGGAGTTATATTTGATCCTGTCCTTCGGTGATTCAAGTGAAAAAGAATCGCTTTGGATTTGGTTAGGAGAATGTATCATTGTACCGTACTTGGAAGAGAGAGGCTGAGCTTTTTCTGTTATAAGCCAGCAAACTCGTCTAGATAGCTGTGTAATACAATTTGTTCTCGACATGGTGGTAAGATGACTGCAATATAGCTGCAAAGTGTTAAGCAATTTAAAGACTACGAGCAAAATGAAACTATATTAAACACAGATATATGCTAAACTAAGTGAACTGAACATCCAAAATAAAATCTGAACATCGGTAGCTTCTGCATGGCAGAGTTTTGTTACAAAATTGGTTAAAGGAAACAACGTTCAGCTCCAATAAATAAGCATTTATTGAACTGAGTAAAATACAAACGATGGGCAAAAAACTACACTAAGCTGCCAACCCCGATCAAAATTACTATAAAACT from the Primulina eburnea isolate SZY01 chromosome 3, ASM2296580v1, whole genome shotgun sequence genome contains:
- the LOC140826860 gene encoding pentatricopeptide repeat-containing protein At4g18975, chloroplastic is translated as MSRTNCITQLSRRVCWLITEKAQPLSSKYGTMIHSPNQIQSDSFSLESPKDRIKYNSTHFHPNDSATLTPHQIGENVPRKDKITFLVKTLMDIKDSKEEVYSTLDAWVAWERNFPIGSLKNVLLILEKDQQWHRMVQVIKWMLSKGQGNTRGTYGQLIQALDMDARAEEAYEIWKKKLAFDLHSVPWKLCKLMISIYYRNNRLEDLVKLFNGLEDFDRKPPEKSIVRKVADAYEILGKPEEKERILEKYKDLFTETANGKAKKQGYTATHKRKSGKKG
- the LOC140826884 gene encoding DNA repair protein XRCC4-like, which codes for MELQKHTCLKLEIPIDGSKPEPVFVKGTWSSTHFDLSITNGLEAWTCRAAEEEVQERASQWDQTVSDYVDLAERYLGFQQPGSVYGFSDAGNGCRRLSWTFEKNGTKLEWRWKCQPSPDSKKITAEILDFLMDSNIRLSEEVVWKTQSFDRLKVEAEKCLAQNEKVSSEKLEFESEIYGKFVQVLNSKKAKLRELRNQLSKQATPRQQLEEEEESTDKTDTFDEGSDEEPGKNEVSSSKDVPTASSRGRKRKK